The Thermococcus henrietii genome segment ACCACAGGCAGTCGGCACAGCTTGGCGTGTTGCCCCAGCAGTCGTAGTTCGTATCCTGCACAAAGGAGCAGGACTCGTTCAGCGGGCAGTCGGTACAGCTCGGGTAGAGGGCGTTTTTGACAACGTAGCGGAACCAGCTGTATTCCCTGTTTGTCCATATCTCCGCCAGGCTCTTCTCGCGGACGTTGCCGAAGGAGTGCGCGTAGACCTTCTTCTCCCTGCCGAGGATTATCTCGGGATAGGTGTGCAGGAAGCGATAGCAGGGAGCAACTTCGCCGTCCCACCTAACGACCGCCACCTTCTTGTCAACGAACTCGCACTTGCGCTCGGTCCTCAGGGAGAACTCCGCTATCTTGTGAAGGTAGCCGTGGTATATCGCCTCAAGCTTGTCAACGATTGGCTTCATGTCAACGGAACCGTCGTAGACTATCAGCTCCGCGTGCTCCTTGGTGATTGGAATCAGGTTTGAGATAAGCAAAGTGTCAACGCCGAGGGAACCGACGTAGTGAGCTATCTCCGGCAGTTCCCTGTAGTTCTCCTTGGTTGCAACCACCTCGACGCCGATGTGGGGAACGTCGCTTCCGAGCTCTCGCTTAACTTCCTGAATCTTCCTTATGCGCGAGCTGGTGTAGTCGGGCTTTATGTGGCCGATGTCAACGGGCTGAGTCGGCACGGAGTCAATGGAAAAGTATATGAGGTCGAGGCCGAGCTTTACGAGCTCTTCGATACGCTTGTCGGTGAGCAGAAAGCCGTTGGTGCTTATTCCAAGGGCAAAACCGCGCTTTTTAACCTCCTTCGCCATGTCCATGAAGCGCGGGTGAACCGTCGGCTCGCCGATTCCGCCGAAGTAAATCATCTCCAGCTCGGGGAGCTCTTCGGCGTCGTCGAGAATCTTGAGGAACAGCTCCCAGTCCATGTCGCCCTCTGGGTCGTCCCAGTACTGCTTGAAGCACATCTCGCAACGCAGGTTACAGCGGTTGGTTATCTCTATGTAGAGGTAGTGGATGTCCGGCTTCTTTGGGATTAGAACCTTGTAGTCTGACAAATCGAAAAGGTGGTGGTCCTCCATATTCGACACCTAAGGGAGGGGTTAAATGGAACCGCTTATAACAGTTGGTGGGCAGAAGTGGGTAAGGAGCAAAGCTTATAAGGGCTCCCCCAGTTATCCCGTCGGGATGGGCCGGTAGCTCAGCCTGGTTAGAGCGCGGGGCTTTTAACCCCGTGGCCGCGGGTTCGAATCCCGCCCGGCCCGCCATAGAAACTTTTGCCGAGCAAAAGTTTCATCAAAGTTCGTGATTCCCTTTTGAAAAAAGCTTATTCTTTGAGTGGATTTCTTTTTGAGTTTGCTTCTTTGGAGAGTGAATTCCTTTAAAAGCGTCTTTTAAAGGGGTTCAAGCCTTTTTTGCGCTCCTTCGGAGCGCGGTTTAAGTAGAACCCGTGTGAGGGAGTCCTTAGAGTGTGAATTCAAACTCTCAACGGCTGACTTGATTTTGAAATCCTTTGAAGAGGAGCCCTAAAGAGGAATCACAAGCTTTTTGGTGAAGCTTTCTCAAAGCTTGCTGGCGAAAAGTTTGACCAAAAGTGTTTGACTATTCAAAAAGTAGAGTTTATAGTTCGTGCACGTCAAGGGGTGTCTCTTGTTGGGAGTTTCTTTTGGACTTGCTCTTTCGAGAGTGTTTCACTCCCCAAACGGTGTCCAAAAGACGCCAAAAATGAGTTGAAATTGTTTCACTGGGCCCCTTTAATGTTAAACTTACGTTGGACTCTTTAATTAGAGAGTGCACGATTGGCTTCTTGCTCTTTGGTGAGAAAGGGCGCTTTTTTCGCCAGCCTTTTCCAAAGGCTGTTGTAAAGCTTGTTCGCCTGTGCGACGTCGAGCTCTGCTCGACGCGAGGGATGAAAGTCCCGCAGAGTTTGACCAAGGTCGGTGATTCTCTTCTAAGAATGCAATTCTAAGAAGTTTGCACTCTCAAATGATAGTGCTCTCAAAGAATTCTCTTCGAGGAACCCTCTGGGAGGGTTCTCTAAGAAGCGCTCCTTCAGAGCGCGAGAAAAAGTAAACCCAAGCGAGAAAGCTTCTAAAATTTAGGAATTCGCATTCCAAAAAGCCGTTAAAAGCGCAAACACTCCAAAAGGAACCCCTACAAAAAGAATCACAAACTTTGATGAAGCTTTGTGAAGGCAAAGTTTCCCAACGTGGGGCGAAGCCCCACTCCGGGGGTTTGAGAGTACAGAGCAAGCCTTAGAAAAGCTTGACCAAAAGTTAGTAGCTCTTCACCTCTAGGCTCGAATAGAAGAATTTTTGCCTGCAAAACTGCACACTCCCAAAGGAGAATACACTCAAACAGCCCTCTCAAAAGGGGTTTGCTCTCTTCTTGACGCCCTTCGGGCGTCGATTCTAACAACAAACCCGTACTCAATGGGTAATTTGATAAGTTCTCAAGTGGAACACGGTCAATCAAAGAGAAAATCTCTCAAAACGTAACTTTCAGAAGGGGCTACCAACTTTGATGAAACTTTGCCCAGCAAAGTTTCCTTGCAAAAAAATTACACACATCCAACCACGAAAAAGGGTTGCAGGGTTCGAAAGTCTTTTAAATAGTCTCCATAAGCTCCCTTCAGCGCGTTGGGGTTAGGGAGGACAGTGGGGGCGAAATATGGCCTGGCACGTCTTCATTCCCGATTCCCTCCTTGAGGAAACCGACAACCCAAAAATCCGGACGTACAAGGTTGGGCAGGTTGCGAGGGCCTGCGCAATCTTCGGCGTCGAGCACATCTGGATTTACAGGGCAGGCGGAAGGGACGGGAAGTTCATAAAAACGGTCCTTGAGTACATGGAAACACCGCAGTACCTCAGAAAGAGGCTGTTTCCCCTGATGCCCGAGCTCAAGTACGTGGGCGTCGTCCCCCCGCTCAGGACGCCACATCACAAGCTCAAGGGAAAACCAAAGGTCGGGGAAATCCGCGAGGGCTACGCCTTCCGGAAGGGAAGGAGAATCTACGCGGACATCGGGCTCGACGAGCTGGCGCTCGTTGGGGGGAACGTCGAAGGCAGGGCAACGTTCAGAATCGTGTCAACGAGGCCCCTCAAGGTCGTCCCGGCGAAGCCGGTTGAATACTGGGGATACAAAGTTCACCTGAGCGGGAAGCCCCTGGCGAAAACACTTAAAAAGGCTCACCTGGATTTGGCAATCGCGACCTCGAGGAAGGGTCGCGACGTGAGAAAGGTCAACCTTCCCCCGCTCGAAGGGGAGGTTGGTATTGTCTTTGGCTCGCCGAGGAAAGGCGTCATGGAGCTCCTCGGCGGAGAGTACGAGTTCGACTTCGTGCTCAACACGATTCCGAATCAGAAGACTAAAACCGTCCGCACCGAGGAGGCGCTCCTCGCCACGCTGGCGATATTCAATCTCATGAGGAGGGATTGAGATGGGAAAGGTTCACAGACCAAGGAGAGGTTCACTCGCCTTCAGCCCAAGGAAAAGGGCTAGGAGTGTAGTCCCGAGAATCAAGAAGTGGCCAAAGGACAGTGAGGTCAGGATGCTGGGCTTTGCTGGCTACAAGGCCGGAATGACCCACATCCTCATGATAGACGACAGCCCCGGGCTCACCAAGGGCAAGGAGATATTCGTGCCCGTGACCATAGTTGAGGTTCCGCCTCTCTTCGTCTACGGAATCAGGGCCTACAAGCAGGGCTACCTTGGCCTTGAGACCGCTACGGAGGTCTGGTTCCACGAGCTCAACGACAACGTCAAGAGGCGCATAAAGACCCTGCCGAAGAACTACGACGAGGAGGCCTTCAAGGCCAAGCTCGGTCAGCTTGAGGACCTCGTCAACGACGGTGAGATTGTCGACGTCAGGCTTCTCGTCCACACCCAGCCCTGGCTCATCAAGCTCAAGAAGAAGCCGGAGGTTATGGAGTACGCCATCGGTGGCGACGACGTCAAGGCCAAGTTCGACTACGCCAAGGAGAAGATAGGCAAGGAGCTCCGCGCGAGCGAGGTTCTTCACGAGGGAGAGCTCCTCGACGTCATAGCGGTCACCAAGGGTAAGGGCACCCAGGGCCCGGTCAAGCGCTGGGGAGTCAAGGTCCAGTTCCACAAGGCCCAGAGGGCTGGAAAGGGCAGGCACATCGGTAACCTCGGTCCATGGCACCCGGCGAGGGTCATGTGGACCGTTCCACAGGCCGGTCAGATGGGCTTCCACCACAGGACCGAATTCAACAAGAGGCTCATCGCCATAGGCGAGAACGGAAAGCTTGTGCTCAACGGCAACGAGATTGAGATAACCCCGAAGGGTGGCTTCCCGCACTACGGAATCGTCAGGAGCGACTTCCTCATGATTGAGGGTAGCGTTCCGGGTTCGTTCAAGAGGATAATCCGTGTTAGGCCCGCTATAAGGCCACCCAAGAAGAAGCCACCCGTTGAGAGGCCCCAGATAACCTACGTCAGTAGGGAGTCCAAGCAGTGAGGTGAGATAAATGAAGGTTAAGGTCTTCAACCTCGAAGGCGAGCCCGTTGAGGAGATAGAGCTCCCCAAGGTGTTCAGCACTCCCTTCAGGCCCGACCTCATCAGGAGAGCTGTCATCGCTTCCTGGACCCACAGGATACAGCCCCAGGGAAGGGACCCGCAGGCGGGTAAGAGAAGGGTCACCGAGAACATCGGTAAGGGCCACGGAATGGCGAGGGTTGAGAGGATAAAGACCCCGCCGAGGTTCGCAGCGTTTGTTCCCTTCGCTCGCGGTGGAAGGAGAACCCACCCGCCGAAGGTCGAGAAGATAATCTGGGAGGACATCAACAAGAAGGAGCGCAGGTTGGCAATAATGAGCGCCATAGCGGCAACCGCCAACCCTGACCTCGTGAAGGCGAGGGGACACGTCACCGACAACGTTCCGGCCTTCCCGCTGGTCGTCGTTGACGACCTTGAGAAGGTCTTCAAGACCGCCCAGACCAGGGAGATATTCAAGAAGCTCGGCGTCTGGGACGACATCGAGAGGGCCAAGAGGAACACCAAGATAAGGGCCGGAAAGGGCAAGATGCGCGGAAGGCGCTACAAGAAGGCCAAGGGCCCGCTCATCGTCGTTGCCAAGAACGAGGGAATCGTCCAGGGAGCGAGGAACCACCCGGGCGTTGACGTCGTTACCGTTGACAGCCTCGGCGTTGAGCTTCTCGCGCCCGGAACTCACCCCGGAAGGCTTACGGTCTGGACTAAGGGCGCTATAGAGAGGCTTAGGGAAATCTACGGGTGATGAGAGATGGACCCCTATAAGGTTATCATAAGGCCGCTCGTTACCGAAAAGGCCGTTTCGCTCATAGAGAGGGAGAACAAGCTCACCTTCATAGTGGACAGGAGAGCCACGAAGGCCGACATCAAGAGGGCCGTGGAAGAGATGTTCAACGTCAAGGTCGAGAAGGTCAACACCCTCATTACCATGAGGGGCGAGAAGAAGGCCTACGTCAAGCTCAAGCCCGAATACGACGCGAGTGAGATTGCCGCAAGGTTGGGATTGTTCTGAGGTGATGTGAGATGGGAAAGAGTCTCATACAGCAGAGGAGGGGTAAGGGAACCACAACCTTCCGCGCTCCTTCCCACAGGTACAGGGGCGCCGTTAAGTACGTTCCTCTCAACGTCGTGAAGGAGAAGACCCTCAGGGGAATCGTTGAGGAAATCCTCCACGACCCCGGAAGGACTGCTCCCGTCGCTCGCGTTAAGTTCGAGGACGGAACCAAGAAGCTCATCCTCGCTCCGGAAGGAGTTCTCGTCGGCCAGGAGGTCTACATTGGCCCAGAGGCTCCGATAGCGATAGGCAACACCCTCCCGCTCGCCAAGATACCGGAGGGAACCTACGTCTACAACATCGAGGGCGTTCCGGGCGACGGCGGAAAGTACGTCAGGGCTGGAGGAACCTACGCCCTCGTTGTCAGCAGGGAGAAGGACAAGGTCATCGTCCAGCTTCCGAGCGGTGAGCTCAAGCAGTTCAAGCCCGAGTGCAGAGCTACTATCGGTGTCGTTGCAGGCGGTGGAAGGCTCGAGAAGCCAATAGTCAAGGCTGGTAAGGCCTACTACATCGCCAAGGCCAGGAACAGGTTCTGGCCCAAGCCGAGGGGTGTCAAGATGAACGCCGTCAACCACCCGCACGGTGGTAAGGAGCACCACATCGGTAGGCCCTCGACCGTTTCGAGGCGCGCTCCGCCCGGAAGGAAGGTCGGTCACATAGCCGCGAGAAGAACTGGTAGGAGGAAGTGAAGATGGCGAGAAAGAAGGAGTTTAAGTATAGGGGTTACACGCTCGATGAACTGCTCAACATGTCCCTTGAGGAGTTCGCCAAGCTCCTCCCGGCCAGGCAGAGGAGGAGCCTCAAGAGGGGCCTCTCCCCGGAGCAGAAGAAGCTCCTCAGGAAGATTAGGCTTGCCAAGAAGGGCAAGTACAACAAGCCCATAAGGACCCACAGCAGGGACATGATAGTCCTCCCCGAGATGGTCGGCATTACGATTCACGTCTACAACGGCAAGGAGTTTGTCCCGATTGAGATAAAGGAGGAGATGATAGGCCACTACCTCGGTGAGTTCGCCCTCACGAGGAAGATAGTCCAGCACGGCTCACCGGGTGTCGGAGCCACCAGGTCCTCGATGTTCGTGGCAATCAAGTGAGGTGGTTTAGATGAGCAGGGGCAGGTTTTCCTACTCATTCCAAAATTTTGACCCTGAAAGAATGGCTCGCGCGAGCGGAAGGGACCTCAGGATTTCACCCAAGCACAGCGTCGAGCTCCTCAGGGAGATAAGGGGCATGATGCTCAACGACGCCCTCAAATACCTAGACGACGTCATAAACCTCAGAAGGCCCGTTCCTATGAAGCGCTTCAACGACAGCCAGGGCCACAAGCCGGGCAAAGGCTTCGGTCCCGGTCGCTACCCGGTCAAGGTCGCCAAGGCCGTCAAAAAGATACTCCTCAACGCCAAGAACAACGCCGAGCAGAAGGGCCTCGACGTCGACAGGCTCAAGATAATCCACGCCGCCGCCCACAGGGGTCCGGTCCTCAGGGGTTACATCCCAAGGGCATTCGGAAGGGCCACCCCGTTCAACGAGGAGACGACCCACATAGAGATAGTCGTCGAGGAAATTAGGAGGTGAGACCTTTGGCTATCGAGAGGTACTTCATCAAGGAAGGCGTTAAGGAGATGCTCATCGACGAGTACCTTGAGAAGGAGCTCAGGAGGGGCGGTTACGGAGGCCTCGACATCAAGAAGACGCCCCTTGGAACCAAGGTCATAATCTTTGCCGCGAGCCCCGGTTACGTTATCGGCAGGGGTGGAAGGAGGATAAGGCAGCTCACGAGAATCCTCGAGACCCAGTTCGGCCTTGAGAACCCGCAGATTGAGGTCGAGGAAATCAAGAACCCCTACCTCAACGCCAAGGTTCAGGCCGTTCGTCTGGCTCAGGCCCTTGAGAGGGGAATCCACTTCAGGAGGGCCGCTTACTCAGCAATCAGGGCTATCATGAGGAACGGTGCTCGCGGTGTTGAGATTAGGCTCAGCGGAAAGCTCACCGGCGAGAGAGCCAAGAGCGTCAGGTTCTACCAGGGCTACCTCGCCAAGGTCGGCAACCCGGCCGAGACCCTCGTCAGCAAGGGCTACGCCCAGGCACTGCTCAAGCTCGGTGTCATCGGCGTTAAGGTTGCAATCATGCCGCCCGACGCGAGGCTTCCGGATGAGATTGAGGTCAAGGACATAGTCGAGGAAGAGGTGAGCGCCGATGAAGCCCAGTGAGATTAGGGAGATGAGCATCGAGGAGATAGACAAGAAGATAAGGGAACTCCGCCTCGAGCTTGCCAAGGAGAGGGGCGTGCTCACCATGGGGGCGTCCATGGAGAACCCCATGGTCATTCGCAATCTCAGGCGCGACATCGCGCGCCTGCTTACCATAAAAAAGGAGAAGCTTAGGGAGAAAAGGTGAGGTTAGGTGCCGAGGATTGTGAACCCTCTGGATGAGATGCTCTTTAAGGAGGTCCTAAAGGAACAGCAGAGGATCAGGGTCTACATCGAGAGGGCCCGCTACGGAAAGCTTAAGACCATAATCGAGGGCATAGACGAGAAGGAGTTCGACCTCGAAGACATAGCAAAGAAGCTGAAGGCGAAGCTGGCATGTGGCGGAACCGTGAAGAAGGGAAGGATAGAGCTCCAGGGCGACCACAGGGACCGTATCAAGAAGTTGCTAGGAGACCTTGGATTTTCCGAGGAGCTCATAGAGGTCGAGTGACGCGGAAAAACATAGTCTGGCACGAGCTCATAGGCCTCAAAGCAAAGATTATAAGGGCATCTCATCCAGAGCTGGTCGGCATCGAGGGCTACGTCCTTGACGAGACGAGGAACACCCTCACCATAGGTGGGGAGAGGGTTTGGGTCGTTCCAAAGGACGTGGTCGAGATTGAGTTCGACCTCGGCGATGAGAAAATCCGAATCAACGGTCGTGATTTGATTGGAAGGCCCGAGATGAGACTCAAGAAGAGGTGGCGGAAATGAGAGAGATTGGATTGAGGGTTCAGCCTCCCGCTGAGGTGTGTAACGACCCCAAGTGCCCTTGGCACGGGAACCTCAAGATACACGGGAGATACGTTGAGGGTATAGTCGTCAGCGACAAGGGTAAGAAGACCGTCGTCGTCGAGAGGCAGTACTACCACTACCTCAAGAAATACGAGCGTTACGAGCTCAGGAGGAGCAAGGTTCACGCCCACAACCCGGAGTGCATTAACGCCAAGACCGGCGACAAGGTCCTCATAGCCGAAACCAGGCCGATAAGCAAGACCAAGAGCTGGGTCGTCGTGGCCGTCCTTGAGAGGGCCGAGAGGAAGGAGGGGGTGTGAGGCAATGGCCAAGAAGGGTGCCGGTGCGACGAGGGGAATCAGCCCCGTCAGGCCGACCCGCGCGCTCCCGATTGGGGCCTACCTCAAGGTCGCCGACAACAGCGGTGCCAAGGTCATTCAGATAATAGGCGTCGTCGGCTACAAGGGAACCAGGAGGAGGCTCGCCTCTGCCGGAGTTGGCGACATGGTCGTTGCGACCGTCAAGAAGGGAAGGCCCGACATAAGGCACCAGGTCGTCAGGGCTGTCGTCGTCAGGCAGAGGAAGGAGTACAGAAGGCTCGACGGCATGCGCGTCAAGTTCGAGGACAACGCGGCCGCGATAGTTACCCCCGAGGGCGTCCCGAGGGGAACCGAAATCAGGGGTGCCATCGCCAGGGAGGCCGCCGAGAGGTGGGTCAGGCTCGGTAGCATAGCGAGCATAGTGCTGTGAGGTGAGAGTTATGAAGCTTGATATGAAGCAGCCGAGAAAGCAGAGGAAGTTCCTCTACAACGCTCCCCTTCACCTTAGGAACAAGATAATGAGCGCGACCCTCAGCGAGGACCTCCGGGAGAAGTACGGCGTCAGGAACCTCCCGATTAGGGTCGGCGACAAGGTCAGGGTCATGCGCGGGGACTTCAAGGGTAAGGAGGGAAAGGTCGTCGAGGTCGACCTCAAGAGGTACAGGATTCACGTTGAGGGAGTTACCCAGAAGAAGACCGACGGAACCGAGGTTTACTACCCGCTCCACCCCTCGAACGTGATGATTGTTGACCTCAACCTCGACGATGAGAGGAGAGAGAAGATAATTAAGAGGAGGGCTGAGTGATGGCGAGAAAGGGTCCGAAGAGGCACCTTAAGAGGCTTGCCGCTCCAACCGCGTGGTACATACACAGGAAGGCCTACAAGTGGGCCGTTCGCCCGAGCCCGGGTCCGCACAGCATGAAGACTTCCATACCGCTCCTTTACATAGTCAGGGACTACCTCGGCTACGCCAAGACCGCTCGTGAGGCTAGGAAGATACTCAACGAGGGCAAGATACTCGTTGACGGTCGCGTTAGGAAGGACTACAAGTTCCCGGTTGGAATCATGGACGTCGTCTCGATTCCGGAAACCGGAGAGCACTACAGGGTTCTGCCCAACAGGATTGGCAAGCTCATCCTCCACCCGATAAGCGAGGAGGAGGCCAAGCTCAAGCCTTTCAGGATTGACAACAAGAGGATGGTCAAGGGCGCGAAGGTTCAGCTCAACCTCCACGACGGAACCAACCACCTCGTTAGCCTTGCCGAGAAGGACGCCTACAAGACCTCTTACACCGTCATCATGAAGGTCCCTGAGAGGCAGATAGTCAAGATACTGCCCTTCGAGGTCGGTGCCTACGTCTTCGTTACCCAGGGTAAGAACGTCGCGAGGAAGGGTAAGATAGTCGAGGTCAGGCACTTCCCGATGGGCTGGCCCGACGTCGTCACCATCGAGGACGAGAACGGCGAGCTCTTCGACACCCTGAAGGAGTACGCCTTCGTCGTTGGTAAGGAGGAGCCGGAGATTTCCCTTCCGTGAGGTGAGAGACGATGCAGATTAACAGGGAGGCTATCCTTGCAGACTGGGAAGCTCACCCGATGAGGAAGCCGAGGATTGCGAAGCTCACCATAAACATCGGTGTTGGCGAGAGCGGTGAGAGGCTTACCAAGGCCGAGAAGATGCTCCAGGACCTCGTCGGCCAGAAGCCGATAAGGAGGCGCGCGAAGCAGACCAACAAGGACTTCGGAATAAGGCGCGGTGAGCCGATAGCGGTTAAGGTCACTCTCCGTGGAAAGAAGGCCTACGAGATGCTTGACAGGCTCCTTGAGGCCGTTGACAGGAAGCTTAGCGTCGGCAACTTCGACGAGCACGGGAACTTCTGCTTTGGAATCCAGGAGCACATCAACATACCGGGCGTCGAGTACGACCCCGAGATAGGTATCTTCGGTATGGACGTCTGCGTCACCCTTGAGAGGCCCGGCTTTAGGGTCGCCAAGAGGAAGAGGCAGAGGAGGAAGATACCGACCAGGCACAAGCTGACGAAGGAAGAGGGTATAGTCTTCGCTATTGAGGAGTTCAAGGTCAACGTGGAGGGATTGTGAGATGGCGAAGGCTGATTACAACAAGAGGAAGCCGAGGAAGTTTGGTAAGGGAGCGAGAAGGTGCATGCGCTGCGGCCAGTACGGCCCGATAATCAGGATACACGGCCTTATGCTCTGCAGGCACTGCTTCCGCGAGGTCGCTCCAAAACTCGGCTTCAAGAAGTATGAGTGAGGTGAGAAGCGATGACTCTGCTTGACCCGCTTGCGAACGCTCTCTCCCACATGACCAACAGCGAGAGGGTTGGAAAGAAGGAGGTCTACATAAAGCCCGCCTCGAAGCTCATCGGTGAGGTTCTCAGGGTTATGCAGGAGAACGGCTACATCGGCGAGTTCGAGTTCATAGACGATGGAAGGGCAGGCATCTACCGCGTTCAGCTCATCGGCAAGATAAACAAGGCAGGAGCGATTAAGCCGAGGTTCCCGGTCAAGGCCAGGGACTACGAGTACTGGGAGAAGAGGTTCCTTCCGGCCTTCGAGTTCGGAATCCTCATAGTGTCCACCTCCCAGGGCGTTATGACCCACAAGGAGGCCCGTGAGAAGGGCATCGGCGGAAGGCTGATAGCCTACGTCTACTGAGGTGAGAGCGATGCCGATAGACGCGTGGGTAAGGGAAGAGGTTGAGATCCCAGAGGGAGTCGAGGTCACCGTCGAGGGAAACACCGTCAAGGTCAAGGGTCCCAAGGGTGAGCTCCAGAGGGAGCTCAAGTACCCGGGCGTTAAGATATTCACCGAGGACGGCAAGGTCGTTGTTTACAAGGAGTTCCCGAGGAAGAAGGACATCGCCATCGCCAGAACCTTCAAGGCCCACATAGCCAACATGATTAAGGGCGTCACCGAGGGCTTCACCTACAAGCTCAAAGTGGTCTACAGCCACTTCCCGGTCACCGTCAAGGTCCAGGGCGACGAGGTCGTCATCGAGAACTTCCTCGGTGAGAAGAACCCGAGGAGGGCCAAAATCCTCCCGGGCGTTACCGTCAAGGTTCGCGGTCAGGAGATACTCGTCGAGGGCATAGACAAGGAAGCCGTCGGCCAGACCGCGGCCAACATCGAGCAGGCCACGAGGATAACGAAGTGGGACAGGCGTGTCTTCCAGGATGGTATTTACATAGTTGATAAGGCTGGCAAGCCGATAAAGTTCTGAGGTGTGAGAAATGGACGAGAAGGCGAGACTCCTTAGGGTGAGGGCCAGGCTCAAGAGGAAGAAGCCCAAGTTCCTCCGTCAGGAGTGGTGGAGGTACCCGAAGTTCAAGAACGACCCCAAGTGGCGCAGGCCCAAGGGAATCGACAGCAAGATGAGGCTCAAGAAGAAGGGCAAGCCCCGCTCACCCAGCATAGGCTGGAGCTCACCGAAGGCCGTTCGCGGGCTTCACCCGAGCGGTTACGA includes the following:
- a CDS encoding 30S ribosomal protein S4e; translated protein: MARKGPKRHLKRLAAPTAWYIHRKAYKWAVRPSPGPHSMKTSIPLLYIVRDYLGYAKTAREARKILNEGKILVDGRVRKDYKFPVGIMDVVSIPETGEHYRVLPNRIGKLILHPISEEEAKLKPFRIDNKRMVKGAKVQLNLHDGTNHLVSLAEKDAYKTSYTVIMKVPERQIVKILPFEVGAYVFVTQGKNVARKGKIVEVRHFPMGWPDVVTIEDENGELFDTLKEYAFVVGKEEPEISLP
- a CDS encoding 50S ribosomal protein L5, encoding MQINREAILADWEAHPMRKPRIAKLTINIGVGESGERLTKAEKMLQDLVGQKPIRRRAKQTNKDFGIRRGEPIAVKVTLRGKKAYEMLDRLLEAVDRKLSVGNFDEHGNFCFGIQEHINIPGVEYDPEIGIFGMDVCVTLERPGFRVAKRKRQRRKIPTRHKLTKEEGIVFAIEEFKVNVEGL
- a CDS encoding 30S ribosomal protein S14: MAKADYNKRKPRKFGKGARRCMRCGQYGPIIRIHGLMLCRHCFREVAPKLGFKKYE
- a CDS encoding 30S ribosomal protein S8 yields the protein MTLLDPLANALSHMTNSERVGKKEVYIKPASKLIGEVLRVMQENGYIGEFEFIDDGRAGIYRVQLIGKINKAGAIKPRFPVKARDYEYWEKRFLPAFEFGILIVSTSQGVMTHKEAREKGIGGRLIAYVY
- a CDS encoding 50S ribosomal protein L6, with translation MPIDAWVREEVEIPEGVEVTVEGNTVKVKGPKGELQRELKYPGVKIFTEDGKVVVYKEFPRKKDIAIARTFKAHIANMIKGVTEGFTYKLKVVYSHFPVTVKVQGDEVVIENFLGEKNPRRAKILPGVTVKVRGQEILVEGIDKEAVGQTAANIEQATRITKWDRRVFQDGIYIVDKAGKPIKF
- a CDS encoding 50S ribosomal protein L32e yields the protein MDEKARLLRVRARLKRKKPKFLRQEWWRYPKFKNDPKWRRPKGIDSKMRLKKKGKPRSPSIGWSSPKAVRGLHPSGYEEVLVHNVKELEAIDPTRQAARIAGTVGARKRELIIARARELGIKVLNAR